One Methylosarcina fibrata AML-C10 DNA segment encodes these proteins:
- a CDS encoding TerD family protein, whose product MGINLQKGQKISLAKEAGGSLSKVIMGLGWDAKKSGGGLLKGMFGGGGGSGSIDLDASCVLFDAQNKVADTVWFRQLKSKDGSVVHTGDNLTGEGDGDDEQIIVDLNKVPATVKALVFTVNSFTSQTFDNVENAYCRLVDSGSNKEIARYTLSAQGPHTAQIMAKIYRHNDEWKMHAIGENGNGRTIESLLPQIIVHL is encoded by the coding sequence ATGGGCATCAATTTACAGAAAGGTCAAAAAATATCGCTGGCCAAGGAAGCCGGCGGTTCTTTAAGCAAGGTCATCATGGGCCTCGGCTGGGACGCTAAAAAATCGGGCGGCGGCCTGCTCAAAGGCATGTTCGGCGGTGGCGGAGGCAGCGGCTCGATCGATCTGGACGCCTCCTGCGTCTTGTTCGACGCGCAAAACAAAGTGGCCGATACCGTCTGGTTCCGGCAATTGAAAAGCAAGGACGGCAGCGTGGTTCATACCGGCGACAACCTGACCGGCGAAGGCGACGGCGACGACGAACAGATCATCGTCGATTTGAATAAAGTTCCCGCCACGGTCAAGGCCCTGGTCTTTACCGTCAATTCCTTTACCAGCCAGACCTTCGACAACGTCGAAAACGCTTATTGCCGGCTGGTCGACAGCGGCAGCAACAAGGAAATCGCCCGTTACACCCTGAGTGCGCAAGGACCGCACACCGCGCAGATCATGGCGAAAATATACCGCCACAACGACGAATGGAAAATGCACGCCATCGGCGAAAACGGAAACGGCCGCACCATCGAAAGCCTGTTGCCGCAAATCATCGTGCATCTGTAA
- a CDS encoding TerD family protein yields MAISLSKGGNVNLSKEAPGLNKIVVGLGWDARVTDGAAFDLDASAFLVKLDGKVRSDNDFCFYNNKSVADGAVQHAGDNLTGAGEGDDECIKVELGKIPADLDKVIFAVTIHDAEARKQNFGQVSRAYIRIVNEQGGQEIARYDLSEDASIETAMIFGEIYRVGADWKFKAVGQGFAGGLGPLAASYGVNVG; encoded by the coding sequence ATGGCAATATCATTAAGCAAAGGCGGCAACGTCAATCTGAGCAAGGAAGCCCCGGGCTTGAATAAAATCGTGGTGGGCCTCGGCTGGGATGCGCGTGTTACCGACGGCGCCGCATTCGATCTGGACGCCAGCGCATTTCTGGTCAAACTGGACGGAAAAGTGCGTTCGGATAACGATTTTTGCTTCTATAACAACAAATCGGTCGCGGACGGCGCGGTCCAGCATGCCGGCGACAATCTGACCGGCGCCGGCGAAGGCGACGACGAATGCATCAAGGTCGAATTAGGCAAAATTCCGGCGGATCTGGACAAAGTCATTTTTGCCGTCACCATTCACGACGCCGAGGCGCGCAAGCAAAATTTCGGCCAGGTCAGCCGCGCCTATATCCGGATCGTCAACGAACAAGGCGGACAGGAAATCGCCCGTTACGATTTAAGCGAGGACGCTTCCATCGAAACCGCGATGATTTTCGGCGAGATCTATAGGGTCGGCGCGGACTGGAAATTCAAGGCGGTAGGCCAGGGATTTGCCGGAGGCCTTGGGCCTTTGGCGGCTTCTTACGGCGTCAACGTCGGATAA